The following are encoded in a window of Numida meleagris isolate 19003 breed g44 Domestic line chromosome 13, NumMel1.0, whole genome shotgun sequence genomic DNA:
- the NUBP1 gene encoding cytosolic Fe-S cluster assembly factor NUBP1, with protein sequence MAEATGAPQPEDCPGTGSAQAGRAAACQGCPNQKLCAAGAAVTDPAEAAELRERLRGVKHTVVVLSGKGGVGKSTFSALLAHGLAADESKQVALLDIDICGPSIPKMMGLEGEQVHQSGSGWSPVYVEENLGVMSVGFLLSSPDDAVIWRGPKKNGLIKQFLRDVDWGEIDYLIVDTPPGTSDEHLSIVQYLSASRIDGAVIITTPQEVSLQDVRKEINFCHKVKLPIIGVVENMSGFICPKCKKESQIFPPTTGGAEKMCQNLNVSLLGQVPLDPQIGKSCDKGQSFLSEAPESPATSSYRNIIQRIQEYCDQRHFQEEKII encoded by the exons ATGGCCGAGGCGACGGGCGCGCCGCAGCCGGAGG ACTGCCCGGGAACCGGCAGCGCCCAGGCGGGTCGGGCCGCCGCCTGCCAGGGATGCCCCAACCAGAAGCTCTGCGCCGCCGGCGCCGCCGTAACGGACCCGG CCGAGGCGGCGGAGCTGCGGGAGAGGCTGCGCGGCGTGAAGCACACCGTCGTGGTGCTCTCCGGGAAGGGCGGCGTGGGGAAGAGCACGTTCAGCGCGCTCCTGGCTCACGGGCTGGCGGCCGACGAGAGCAAGCAG GTTGCCCTGCTGGACATAGACATCTGTGGGCCGTCCATCCCTAAGATGATGGGTCTGGAAGGAGAACAG GTTCATCAGAGTGGATCTGGATGGTCTCCAGTG tatGTTGAAGAAAACTTAGGTGTCATGTCAGTGGGGTTCTTGCTCAGTAGTCCTGATGATGCTGTCATCTGGAGAGGACCAAAAAAGAACG GGTTGATCAAACAATTTCTTCGCGATGTGGACTGGGGTGAAATTGACTACCTGATTGTAGACACCCCTCCAGGCACATCAGATGAACACTTATCAATTGTACAGTACCTCAGTGCATCGCGCATCGATGGCGCTGTCATAATTACTACCCCTCAG GAAGTATCACTTCAGGATGTACGGAAAGAAATCAACTTCTGTCATAAAGTGAAGCTGCCAATCATAGGTGTTGTGGAGAACATGAGTGGCTTTATCTGTCCAAAATGTAAG AAAGAATCTCAGATCTTCCCCCCAACTACTGGAGGCGCGGAGAAGATGTGCCAGAACTTGAATGTTTCCCTCCTGGGTCAAGTGCCCCTCGATCCTCAAATAG GAAAAAGCTGTGACAAAGGCCAATCTTTCTTGTCTGAAGCGCCTGAGTCTCCAGCTACATCATCTTACAGGAACATAATTCAAA ggATTCAGGAGTACTGCGATCAACgccattttcaagaagaaaagattatctga